One Alicyclobacillus acidoterrestris DNA window includes the following coding sequences:
- a CDS encoding LacI family DNA-binding transcriptional regulator codes for MKGNYPDGQFGDRGAGRKRVTASDIARVLGIHQSTVSRALGNGSVSPEKRELILKTARELGYRPNGIARGLITGKSRMIGLITSDIKNPFYPDVIERFTNALRDRGFYVLFVHSAGNDVDSDDITPFIEYHTEGVIAVAAQLSSAMVTRLTDYGFPVVLFNRYMQNARCSAVTCDNVRGGEVVAELLIGTGHRRLGYVAGDPNTSTSRDRETGFRQVLQRHSYADPIVVPGDYTYEGGYNAALNLFHADHPPDGIFCANDIMALGVLDAARHLGIRIPDDVSVVGFDDISLAAWKAYSLTTVRQPVNEMVEATVDRLIREIEGTAPEPEITNIPGELVMRSTVRDRGEDAT; via the coding sequence GTGAAAGGTAACTATCCAGATGGTCAATTCGGCGATAGAGGAGCGGGCCGAAAGCGGGTTACCGCTTCCGATATCGCACGAGTGCTCGGAATTCATCAATCTACGGTTTCTCGTGCACTAGGGAATGGCTCCGTGTCACCGGAAAAGCGGGAACTCATCTTAAAAACCGCAAGAGAATTGGGCTACCGACCAAATGGCATCGCACGCGGGTTGATTACAGGAAAGTCGCGGATGATTGGGCTGATTACATCCGATATCAAAAACCCGTTTTACCCAGATGTCATTGAACGGTTTACAAACGCATTGAGAGATAGAGGATTTTATGTGCTGTTTGTCCATTCGGCGGGAAATGACGTCGACAGCGACGATATTACCCCGTTCATCGAGTATCACACCGAAGGGGTCATCGCAGTAGCGGCGCAGTTGTCCTCGGCGATGGTAACTCGCTTGACTGACTATGGGTTTCCGGTGGTTCTGTTCAATCGCTATATGCAAAACGCGCGTTGTTCTGCCGTGACGTGTGACAATGTGCGCGGAGGAGAGGTCGTCGCTGAACTGCTCATCGGTACTGGACACCGAAGACTTGGTTACGTGGCGGGAGATCCAAATACATCTACGAGTCGAGATCGGGAAACAGGATTTCGCCAAGTCTTGCAACGGCATTCGTATGCCGACCCCATCGTCGTGCCGGGAGATTACACGTACGAGGGCGGTTACAATGCGGCATTGAACCTATTTCACGCTGATCATCCTCCAGACGGAATTTTTTGTGCAAACGACATCATGGCACTAGGCGTTCTCGACGCAGCTCGACACCTTGGGATTCGAATACCGGATGACGTTTCAGTTGTTGGGTTCGATGACATTTCTTTGGCGGCCTGGAAAGCGTATTCACTCACTACCGTACGTCAACCCGTCAATGAAATGGTCGAGGCGACGGTCGACCGGCTAATTCGCGAAATTGAAGGGACCGCCCCAGAGCCAGAAATTACAAATATACCAGGAGAACTGGTGATGCGTAGCACGGTAAGAGATAGGGGTGAAGATGCGACGTGA
- a CDS encoding N-acyl homoserine lactonase family protein produces the protein MQDYSIWVLEYAYVPDYAKGGVLYGAHNEGTIKLPYCYAVIKGNGHTIMVDVGYNYKEYGKVLAERFGVINWRDPKTVLKEVGIQPEEVDTVLVTHAHFDHFGNVEDFPNARFYIQEQEFTKWLWALALPKQFEWLQGAMDPGDMLRATQLAVEGRLVLVDGDLENVLPNIDLFAAPDTHTFGSQFIRVRNAEGSDAWILAGDLAYVFENIEGRDKDGVYVPVGLASGSQVNLLLTTDKMMNLVDRDPRRIIPVHEERLVEVFPSRISSEGLHIVEITLADDEVSKVAVESTSSNHQSMS, from the coding sequence ATGCAGGATTACTCCATTTGGGTTTTGGAATATGCTTACGTTCCTGATTATGCGAAAGGCGGCGTCCTTTATGGTGCGCATAATGAAGGAACTATCAAGCTGCCTTATTGCTACGCAGTGATCAAGGGCAACGGTCACACCATTATGGTTGACGTAGGCTACAACTATAAGGAATACGGAAAAGTATTGGCAGAGCGCTTTGGCGTGATCAATTGGCGAGATCCGAAGACTGTATTGAAGGAAGTCGGCATTCAACCGGAAGAGGTAGATACGGTGTTGGTGACGCACGCACACTTCGATCACTTTGGAAATGTTGAAGATTTCCCAAATGCCCGGTTTTACATTCAGGAGCAGGAGTTTACGAAGTGGTTGTGGGCGCTGGCGCTGCCAAAACAGTTCGAGTGGCTGCAAGGCGCGATGGATCCGGGCGATATGCTGCGCGCGACGCAGTTGGCAGTGGAAGGCAGATTAGTATTGGTCGATGGCGACCTCGAGAACGTACTGCCGAACATTGATTTGTTCGCGGCGCCGGATACGCATACGTTCGGATCACAATTTATTCGCGTGCGTAACGCAGAAGGCTCAGATGCTTGGATTTTGGCTGGAGATTTGGCATACGTTTTCGAAAATATTGAAGGCCGAGACAAGGACGGCGTGTATGTACCGGTTGGGCTTGCCTCGGGAAGCCAGGTCAATCTCTTGCTCACGACGGATAAGATGATGAATTTGGTTGATAGAGATCCCAGGCGCATCATTCCGGTTCATGAAGAGCGGTTAGTAGAGGTATTTCCTTCTCGGATTTCTAGTGAAGGCCTGCATATTGTCGAAATTACGTTAGCAGATGACGAGGTTTCAAAGGTAGCAGTTGAATCGACGAGTTCGAATCATCAATCCATGTCCTAG
- a CDS encoding MFS transporter, translating to MGSVRTQKEFPEITSRPTLFGLDKNAFLVTLTSFLGWTMVNMDGSFFSNVYPLIQKSLHLAAWTIGAITASMAIAGCIATLIAGPLSDYLGRKVIFQWTIVFTALGSALSALSGGFISLLIARCFTMAGNASEWMIGQVMVTEGTPSRSRGWWTGVAQVGWPVGWFLTSVVVARLAPAWGWRGVFWAGLIPVFLILLTRIFVKESDRFNDLKRLRAKVKKTGSLDEENVSAQYEVNQQEAVQFTYRQLFNSDLRKTTILLWVWQFVYNYGLYAVAYFLPTISAAHGFTLSNTWTINAWGTGVGAFGYLAAAYLGNRFGRRSIALIWLFLGGIAGVFFAFGTHSPGQMAFWWAAYYFFTVGHMGVYIPYMLENFPTRARGTGASLMSFANWAALLLAGLTSQWMVHTIGVEYATFIWLGIASWIACACGFGTRKIKPGMELEDIIT from the coding sequence TTGGGGAGTGTACGGACGCAGAAGGAGTTTCCCGAGATAACCAGTCGGCCGACGTTGTTTGGCCTTGATAAAAACGCTTTCTTAGTCACATTGACGTCGTTTTTAGGTTGGACGATGGTGAATATGGATGGGTCATTCTTCAGTAATGTCTATCCGCTGATTCAAAAGAGTTTGCATTTAGCTGCCTGGACGATTGGCGCTATCACCGCATCGATGGCGATTGCCGGGTGTATCGCCACGTTGATTGCCGGTCCTTTATCTGATTATCTTGGGAGAAAGGTCATTTTTCAGTGGACGATTGTGTTTACCGCACTGGGCAGTGCGTTGAGTGCTTTGTCCGGTGGTTTTATCTCCCTGCTTATCGCTCGTTGCTTCACTATGGCCGGCAACGCCTCGGAGTGGATGATTGGGCAGGTGATGGTGACCGAAGGGACGCCCAGCCGCTCACGTGGTTGGTGGACTGGTGTCGCGCAGGTAGGATGGCCTGTCGGATGGTTCCTGACTTCGGTTGTTGTGGCTCGTCTTGCGCCAGCCTGGGGTTGGAGAGGCGTATTCTGGGCAGGACTTATTCCTGTGTTTCTGATTTTGCTAACCCGCATTTTTGTCAAGGAGAGCGACCGGTTTAATGACCTGAAACGACTGCGGGCGAAAGTTAAGAAGACCGGCAGCCTTGATGAGGAAAATGTAAGCGCTCAATACGAGGTGAATCAACAGGAGGCAGTTCAGTTTACGTATCGTCAGCTATTTAACTCAGACCTGCGCAAGACGACCATCCTGTTATGGGTTTGGCAATTCGTTTACAATTACGGCCTGTATGCTGTTGCTTACTTCCTTCCTACTATCTCTGCGGCACACGGCTTTACGTTATCCAACACATGGACGATCAACGCTTGGGGAACGGGTGTCGGGGCCTTTGGGTACCTGGCTGCGGCATACCTCGGAAATCGATTTGGGCGTCGCAGTATTGCATTAATTTGGCTATTTCTAGGCGGGATCGCAGGTGTGTTCTTTGCATTCGGCACCCATTCACCCGGACAAATGGCCTTTTGGTGGGCGGCATATTACTTTTTTACGGTTGGGCACATGGGCGTCTATATCCCATATATGCTGGAGAACTTCCCGACGCGTGCGAGAGGAACAGGCGCATCGCTCATGTCGTTTGCGAACTGGGCAGCCCTTCTGTTGGCGGGCCTCACGTCACAGTGGATGGTTCACACCATTGGCGTCGAATACGCGACCTTTATTTGGTTAGGTATTGCAAGCTGGATCGCTTGTGCGTGTGGGTTCGGTACACGCAAGATCAAACCAGGTATGGAACTCGAAGATATTATTACGTGA
- a CDS encoding EAL domain-containing protein — protein MGSAFVGWILQTWLLSAQVFSTREFAQLAVYRVYPAAEPWFIFILLPLGFTLDGGLFHVDVSAGIFGILYATVYVLHARTWKLSAFVVTTVASFLVEELWRYGTRPQVWVSVGLLCLLIALISPILTRWTSMVGMLYATSLCVLADGLFWLIFHRGVGSTVVALLTGIMSGMYVNFRSRHDQFVRETHHAVQHDVLTGALTRRGLTTWINDLRRHGVTYGIVIFCDLDNFKWINDTWGHEVGDCVLREFVSRIRAKLRAEDAIARFGGDEFEILLPMEPGTLGDEVVQRLHQAATSGSYAVLQGGVTLDIGVSMGWTQGEFNEATANEADKALLSAKRSGKNCVLKASGYSDATEPCLSVAENVDANLYWLTNIAQSLWADAYYPFVLTDAHGQIIVANQAYANLVGRNREELQGNKPSISRSGKTPRRVYESMWNNLSHGRPWSGCLLNRRKDGGEWWEVAELFPVTLSGQIVGYWGLVQDLHHAQFPEVVSREYIRWHGDIDWVFQPIFDAATEEVVGYEALARPKWGEQDVSPETFFRIAEKLRFYSQADWDCLDSLLERLEEVSWPKGVRLFLNVYVASLSDTGRMRDWLSKFYQQHPDVICVFEILEHHHGQQEIDLNHWYELQLEFPLIELAQDDFGAGEQDVIRLVNVMPNWVKLDRAWVSIAETHPESRDLLYAMTRWARAQGIRVIGEGLETRSQADMYMDLGISLHQGYYWSHPGQQLVASQK, from the coding sequence ATGGGGAGCGCATTTGTGGGATGGATTTTACAAACGTGGCTGTTGTCCGCACAGGTGTTTTCGACACGTGAATTTGCGCAATTGGCAGTGTATCGCGTTTATCCTGCGGCAGAGCCATGGTTTATTTTCATCTTGCTTCCACTGGGATTCACGTTGGATGGTGGATTGTTTCACGTGGATGTATCCGCCGGTATCTTCGGTATTTTATATGCAACGGTTTATGTCTTACACGCGAGAACTTGGAAGTTGTCCGCGTTCGTCGTCACGACGGTCGCTTCGTTTTTGGTGGAAGAGCTTTGGCGCTACGGGACCCGGCCGCAAGTGTGGGTGAGCGTGGGCCTGTTGTGTCTGCTCATTGCGCTCATCTCACCAATCTTGACACGCTGGACTTCGATGGTGGGGATGTTGTACGCGACCTCGCTGTGCGTCTTGGCCGACGGCCTGTTTTGGTTGATTTTCCATCGTGGGGTTGGTTCCACTGTTGTGGCTTTACTGACAGGTATCATGTCGGGGATGTACGTGAATTTTCGCAGCCGACATGATCAGTTCGTCCGGGAAACGCATCACGCCGTACAGCACGACGTGTTGACTGGCGCGCTCACTCGCCGCGGTTTGACCACTTGGATAAACGATTTGCGCCGCCATGGGGTCACGTATGGAATTGTGATTTTTTGCGATCTCGACAACTTCAAGTGGATCAACGATACCTGGGGACACGAAGTTGGCGATTGCGTGTTGCGGGAGTTTGTGAGTCGGATACGCGCCAAGTTGCGCGCGGAGGACGCGATTGCACGATTCGGTGGGGATGAATTCGAAATTTTACTGCCGATGGAACCGGGGACTTTGGGGGACGAGGTCGTCCAGCGGCTACATCAAGCGGCAACCTCTGGCAGCTATGCCGTTTTGCAAGGAGGCGTAACGCTCGACATCGGTGTTTCAATGGGATGGACGCAAGGGGAGTTTAACGAAGCAACTGCGAATGAGGCAGACAAGGCACTGTTGAGTGCAAAGAGATCTGGCAAGAACTGCGTACTCAAAGCGAGTGGCTATAGCGACGCGACAGAACCGTGTTTGTCGGTCGCGGAGAACGTGGATGCCAATTTGTATTGGCTCACCAATATTGCGCAGTCGCTGTGGGCTGACGCATATTATCCGTTTGTGCTGACAGATGCGCACGGCCAGATTATTGTCGCCAACCAGGCATATGCGAATTTGGTTGGCCGCAACCGGGAGGAACTACAAGGAAATAAACCGAGCATCAGCCGCTCAGGAAAGACGCCACGAAGAGTCTATGAAAGTATGTGGAACAATCTGTCGCATGGCCGACCATGGAGCGGTTGTTTGTTGAATCGGCGCAAAGATGGTGGTGAGTGGTGGGAAGTTGCTGAGTTGTTCCCGGTGACGCTCTCTGGGCAAATTGTCGGGTACTGGGGCTTGGTTCAAGACTTGCATCATGCCCAGTTCCCCGAAGTCGTGAGTCGGGAATATATCCGTTGGCATGGTGATATCGATTGGGTGTTTCAACCGATATTTGATGCGGCTACAGAAGAGGTCGTCGGTTATGAGGCGTTGGCGAGACCCAAATGGGGCGAACAGGATGTTTCTCCAGAAACATTTTTTCGGATTGCGGAAAAGTTGCGATTCTATTCACAGGCCGACTGGGATTGTCTCGACAGTTTGTTGGAGCGGTTGGAGGAAGTATCCTGGCCCAAAGGCGTCAGATTGTTTCTCAACGTATACGTGGCCAGCTTGAGCGACACGGGTAGAATGCGTGACTGGCTGTCGAAATTTTACCAACAGCACCCTGATGTCATTTGTGTCTTTGAAATCCTGGAGCACCATCATGGACAACAGGAGATTGACTTGAACCATTGGTATGAACTTCAATTGGAATTTCCGTTGATTGAATTGGCGCAGGATGACTTTGGTGCGGGTGAACAAGATGTCATCAGGCTGGTGAACGTAATGCCCAACTGGGTGAAGCTGGACAGAGCGTGGGTCAGCATTGCCGAAACGCATCCAGAAAGTCGAGATCTGTTGTACGCGATGACGCGCTGGGCGCGTGCGCAAGGTATTCGAGTGATTGGTGAGGGGCTTGAGACGAGATCGCAGGCGGATATGTATATGGATTTAGGCATATCGTTGCATCAAGGGTATTACTGGAGTCACCCCGGGCAGCAGTTGGTGGCATCGCAGAAGTAA
- a CDS encoding RidA family protein, translating into MSNRRSLEIDGVTHGKTPIPQGAKIGPFVFSSAIAGIDPSTGSIPSDPKRQVQLVFQHVRSFMKNAGGSPDDIGKMTVYLADEQYRDLVNEEWVKMFPDPASRPARHSTVSQLRNGALVQVEITAVIDSTRE; encoded by the coding sequence ATGAGTAATCGCAGGAGTCTTGAAATTGACGGCGTTACACATGGAAAGACACCGATACCACAGGGCGCAAAGATTGGACCATTTGTGTTCTCTTCAGCGATTGCAGGGATTGATCCGTCCACGGGCTCCATTCCGTCTGACCCAAAGCGCCAAGTGCAGTTGGTCTTTCAGCACGTGCGTAGTTTTATGAAGAACGCTGGCGGAAGTCCTGATGACATTGGCAAGATGACCGTGTATCTCGCAGACGAGCAATACCGCGACTTGGTGAACGAAGAGTGGGTAAAGATGTTCCCTGATCCGGCGAGCCGACCCGCACGGCATTCAACGGTGAGCCAGTTGCGTAACGGGGCGTTGGTGCAGGTAGAGATTACGGCTGTGATTGATTCAACTCGCGAATGA
- a CDS encoding MFS transporter, with amino-acid sequence MEKKSQFWSYQNDIILMMFFAFGLVFMDRQSITFLSPFIIPALHLNNAQVGMFASALSVCWGVSAWLFSSFSDIIGSRKRVLVIFIIVFGLASILSGVVGSFLGMILARGLMGLSEGPVFPIGASAVKASSTASRQGFNIGFVQSASGLLGSAIAPLIVVSLATAFNWRAAFYLLAIPALILAAIVAKYMREPKISKEDTELSHKRLTWAEYKIIFQNRNTWLCLICSIGFITWLITFTTFAPILMTEVDKISPTQMSWAMSAFGFGSWIWGFIVPLISDRIGRKPSLIIAGLLATLAPLVLAEVHVGVVPIMILLFVLAIGQGYSPVAMSIIPSESVPAVFAASTIGLMMMIGEIFGGTTVPTIAGIAADHYGLIAPMWISAAGSFLVFLVGFGIRETAPRRVGNKLNPEAGVPVEVKS; translated from the coding sequence ATGGAGAAAAAGTCGCAGTTTTGGTCTTATCAAAATGACATCATCCTAATGATGTTTTTTGCATTTGGCCTCGTCTTTATGGATAGGCAAAGTATCACATTTCTATCGCCGTTCATCATCCCGGCGCTGCATTTAAACAACGCACAGGTGGGCATGTTCGCATCTGCCTTGTCGGTGTGCTGGGGCGTGTCTGCCTGGCTCTTTTCCAGCTTTTCCGACATCATTGGGAGCCGCAAACGAGTTCTAGTCATTTTCATCATTGTCTTTGGGTTGGCGTCGATTTTGTCCGGCGTCGTCGGATCGTTTCTTGGTATGATTTTGGCGCGCGGTTTGATGGGGTTATCGGAAGGGCCGGTCTTTCCGATTGGGGCTAGCGCGGTAAAGGCTTCGTCTACTGCTAGTCGACAGGGATTTAACATTGGCTTTGTGCAAAGCGCGAGTGGTCTGTTGGGAAGCGCCATTGCGCCGCTCATCGTCGTGTCTCTTGCGACGGCGTTTAACTGGCGGGCTGCGTTTTATCTATTGGCCATTCCGGCGCTGATTCTGGCCGCGATTGTCGCAAAGTACATGCGAGAGCCAAAAATTTCGAAAGAAGATACGGAATTATCCCACAAAAGACTCACCTGGGCTGAATATAAGATTATCTTTCAGAACCGAAATACGTGGCTGTGTCTGATTTGCTCTATCGGTTTTATTACTTGGCTCATTACGTTTACCACGTTCGCGCCGATTCTGATGACGGAAGTCGATAAAATCAGTCCGACGCAAATGAGTTGGGCCATGAGTGCGTTCGGGTTTGGGTCTTGGATTTGGGGGTTCATCGTTCCACTCATTTCGGATCGCATTGGACGCAAACCGTCCCTCATTATCGCGGGCCTACTCGCCACGCTCGCACCGTTGGTTCTCGCTGAAGTTCACGTCGGTGTTGTGCCGATTATGATTTTGTTGTTCGTCTTGGCGATTGGCCAAGGGTATTCGCCTGTGGCTATGTCCATCATTCCGAGCGAGTCGGTTCCAGCGGTGTTCGCAGCTTCTACCATCGGGTTGATGATGATGATTGGTGAGATTTTCGGAGGCACTACGGTGCCGACGATTGCTGGAATTGCGGCCGATCACTATGGATTGATTGCACCGATGTGGATCTCTGCGGCAGGGTCATTTCTTGTCTTCCTCGTCGGGTTCGGCATTCGAGAGACTGCGCCAAGACGGGTAGGGAACAAATTGAACCCAGAGGCAGGGGTACCTGTAGAGGTGAAATCATGA
- a CDS encoding aromatic ring-hydroxylating oxygenase subunit alpha: MANQAGLDTSMLEGVKDKIRRGLLPQWAFTDSEIFKAEVKNIFAKTWNFLGHESEIENPGDYVTRWIVHDPVLLLRDQNGQIQAYLNSCAHRGTKLCTADFGNKKTFTCPYHGWTFNLSGDLIGIIAGNKVYGEEMDRSQWSLRKIPKVESYQGMIFGSLDEHAEPLETFLGDMKWYFDIMLGRSDAGMEVRGVPQKWIINTNWKISADNFGGDPYHTAMSHRSTVELGISPKDPMYASYGHQIVLDNGHGINMVTALGGAKVPPYQGLPEDMWPMFARNLSAEQLKVFENTMIIVGNCFPNLSFVSPMHGTGGPDEPLTSFVNFRVWRPVSPTKIEVTSWFMVDKEAPEAFKEASYLSYIGSFGPSGTLEQDDAEIWTRVAEASQGEMAQDKDIHYNNVLNYLMGLDRVEPDESWPGPGVAYPTCYLDAISRAFYEHWVDQLLATTDIPANVL; this comes from the coding sequence TTGGCGAATCAAGCGGGATTGGATACCAGTATGCTGGAAGGCGTGAAGGACAAAATTCGGCGCGGCTTGCTACCGCAGTGGGCTTTTACAGATTCGGAAATCTTTAAGGCCGAAGTCAAAAATATCTTTGCAAAGACGTGGAATTTTCTTGGACACGAGTCCGAGATTGAGAACCCTGGCGACTATGTCACGCGTTGGATAGTGCATGACCCCGTTTTACTGCTGCGAGATCAAAATGGTCAGATTCAAGCGTATTTAAATTCGTGCGCGCATCGCGGCACGAAACTATGCACTGCTGATTTCGGCAACAAGAAAACGTTTACTTGTCCGTATCACGGCTGGACGTTCAATTTAAGCGGCGATTTGATTGGGATTATCGCTGGCAACAAAGTGTACGGGGAGGAAATGGACAGAAGTCAGTGGTCGCTTCGCAAGATTCCCAAGGTAGAAAGCTATCAGGGCATGATTTTCGGTTCTTTGGATGAGCATGCGGAACCCCTTGAAACGTTTTTGGGAGACATGAAGTGGTATTTTGACATCATGCTCGGCCGAAGCGACGCCGGGATGGAAGTACGCGGCGTACCACAAAAGTGGATTATCAATACCAATTGGAAAATTAGCGCGGATAATTTCGGTGGGGATCCCTATCATACCGCGATGTCGCATCGCTCGACCGTGGAGTTGGGAATTAGCCCGAAGGATCCGATGTATGCGAGTTACGGACATCAAATTGTCCTCGACAACGGGCATGGAATTAATATGGTGACGGCGCTGGGTGGCGCGAAAGTTCCTCCCTACCAAGGCTTGCCCGAGGACATGTGGCCCATGTTTGCGCGAAATCTGAGCGCTGAGCAATTGAAAGTGTTCGAAAATACGATGATCATCGTCGGAAACTGCTTCCCAAATTTGTCCTTTGTCAGTCCGATGCACGGTACGGGCGGGCCGGATGAACCGCTGACATCATTTGTGAATTTCCGCGTATGGCGCCCCGTAAGCCCGACGAAAATTGAAGTTACCTCCTGGTTTATGGTCGATAAAGAAGCGCCGGAGGCCTTTAAGGAAGCGTCGTACTTAAGTTATATCGGATCTTTTGGCCCATCAGGAACCCTGGAGCAGGATGATGCGGAAATTTGGACGAGGGTAGCGGAGGCAAGCCAAGGGGAGATGGCGCAGGATAAAGATATTCACTACAACAACGTCCTGAACTACCTCATGGGGCTCGACCGAGTCGAACCGGATGAATCTTGGCCAGGGCCAGGTGTGGCTTATCCGACTTGTTATCTGGACGCGATATCGCGCGCGTTCTATGAACACTGGGTCGATCAACTGCTTGCAACAACAGATATCCCCGCGAATGTGCTGTAA
- a CDS encoding aromatic-ring-hydroxylating dioxygenase subunit beta, whose product MKLMTYDDICQFLYTEASLLDTRRYEEWLELLDDSLSYRMPVRVTRDFDEPDDIVNDMTFFDETKRSLTTRVQRFRTTSAWSENPHSRTRHFVSNIVVEPGTSEDEAKVHSYFLIMRSIRDRADVEQMFGERIDIIRRVDNRLQLVERTIYPDQTVLSMLNLSIFI is encoded by the coding sequence ATGAAGTTGATGACGTACGACGATATTTGCCAATTTCTTTATACGGAAGCCTCGCTGCTCGACACACGTCGGTATGAAGAATGGCTGGAACTGTTGGACGATAGTCTATCCTATCGAATGCCCGTGCGCGTGACCAGGGATTTTGACGAACCAGACGACATTGTCAACGACATGACGTTCTTCGATGAGACGAAACGCAGCCTCACGACCCGCGTACAACGTTTTCGGACGACGTCGGCGTGGTCTGAAAATCCGCATTCGCGCACGCGCCATTTTGTCTCCAACATCGTTGTGGAACCGGGGACTTCCGAAGATGAGGCAAAGGTTCATAGTTATTTTCTGATTATGAGGAGTATTCGAGACAGGGCAGACGTCGAGCAGATGTTTGGCGAGCGGATAGACATCATTCGGCGTGTGGACAATCGCCTGCAGCTTGTCGAACGAACCATCTATCCGGATCAAACTGTTCTCTCCATGCTAAACTTGAGCATTTTCATCTGA
- the fdhA gene encoding formaldehyde dehydrogenase, glutathione-independent yields the protein MGGNRAVVYKGPSRVAVETIDYPELVLKDGPGVNPLNVGRKCEHGVILKVVSTNICGSDQHMVRGRTTAPEGLVLGHEITGEVIEVGRDVEFIHKGDLVSVPFNIACGRCDNCKRGDTHICLHVNPDRPGSAYGYVDMGGWVGGQAEYVMVPYADFQLLKFPDKDQAMEKILDLTMLSDIFPTGFHGAVTAGVTIGSTVYVAGAGPVGLAAAHSAQLLGASVVIVGDLNEQRLAQARSFGCETVNLSEHDDLGEQIEQILGVPEVDCAIDCVGFEAHGHGHQHEEAPATVLNTMMQVTRAGGRLGIPGLYVTGDPGAKDEDAKVGSLKIRIGLGWAKAHSFTTGQTPVMRYHRQLMNAILSGRASIAKAVNATVISLDQAPSGYQEFNDGVARKFVLDPHGLISH from the coding sequence ATGGGAGGAAATCGAGCAGTTGTATACAAGGGACCATCGCGTGTTGCCGTTGAAACCATCGATTATCCTGAATTGGTACTGAAAGATGGCCCAGGTGTGAATCCGCTGAATGTGGGGCGCAAATGTGAGCACGGCGTGATTCTGAAGGTTGTGTCGACGAACATCTGCGGTAGTGATCAACATATGGTTCGCGGCAGAACCACGGCCCCCGAGGGCTTGGTGCTCGGACATGAGATCACGGGCGAGGTCATCGAAGTCGGACGCGATGTCGAATTCATTCACAAGGGTGACTTGGTGTCGGTTCCGTTTAATATCGCCTGTGGGCGCTGCGACAATTGCAAGCGCGGCGATACCCACATTTGCCTCCATGTGAACCCTGACAGACCGGGATCCGCCTATGGCTATGTCGACATGGGCGGCTGGGTTGGCGGCCAAGCGGAGTACGTGATGGTGCCTTACGCTGATTTCCAACTGCTGAAGTTCCCCGACAAAGATCAGGCGATGGAGAAAATCCTCGACTTAACGATGCTATCGGACATCTTCCCGACGGGCTTTCACGGTGCAGTGACGGCGGGCGTAACGATTGGGTCTACTGTCTACGTCGCTGGTGCTGGGCCGGTTGGATTGGCTGCGGCGCATTCCGCGCAACTTTTGGGCGCGTCGGTGGTGATTGTGGGGGATTTGAATGAGCAGCGCCTGGCGCAGGCGCGAAGCTTCGGCTGCGAAACGGTAAACTTAAGCGAGCACGACGATTTGGGCGAGCAAATCGAACAGATTCTCGGCGTACCAGAGGTGGACTGCGCGATTGACTGCGTCGGGTTCGAAGCACACGGTCATGGTCACCAACACGAAGAGGCGCCCGCGACGGTGCTCAACACGATGATGCAAGTGACGAGGGCCGGCGGCCGGTTGGGGATACCAGGATTGTATGTTACGGGAGATCCCGGAGCAAAAGATGAGGACGCCAAAGTAGGGTCGCTAAAAATCCGAATTGGGCTGGGATGGGCTAAGGCGCATTCCTTCACCACAGGTCAGACGCCTGTGATGCGCTATCACCGCCAACTGATGAACGCCATTCTGAGCGGGCGGGCGTCCATTGCGAAGGCGGTTAACGCAACCGTTATCTCACTCGATCAGGCCCCCAGCGGTTACCAAGAATTCAACGACGGTGTCGCGCGCAAGTTTGTGTTAGATCCACACGGCTTAATTTCCCACTGA